Proteins encoded in a region of the Mariprofundus ferrinatatus genome:
- a CDS encoding site-specific integrase yields the protein MFETKAYGIINSDPRFWTANRIIYLEVCLPHININPYIDAFRLSVIQNEIAASKEIKHTKRKADGYIHDVLNWLNEMGLSDAALPAIPIKKPRKSMLTRKEIEFVHSGAVVKLRKFFWDTWLASSINAGIDQEILFPFAVAFSASCEAGFGKPIIYSMLSELKPTDLMSNFSFRTRIHPDDKSDKYSILYLPTTTQFILTSFLLKKPKWQQEKYLFLTDSNSSSKKERRKKALKLLKDMYKGFIEGFKKEHPVVSVPETWEQFGNVAPLITVLNREIGLEPYIATVQSGYALPVAHPRELACALTTDENNTSGNRRINWNGIETFKAKKSLSSVAVKELPVESIDDNDWCGKSKLVIKVLCKKVKSTVKEHQQIAADGVTAKVTQLINEAKAEADKITGNPKSALHLALNWIESKATGSNPIAASTFHDYLYRVFYNGLLNDPDSANLDEWEPEDHELLLEDILSRDSIKSEKTRKSITTPYLQAYKYANDHGYFSDVNLKYIKQEWGGGTPRNEIIGLKDFDSFIKIVMEKNDPSHFMHMLAVVCLLAYYGCMRSGEISRLTLKDLDISQDFLWIDILKGKSASARRRVPYHLLAPEYAQKIISDYYAYRRTQFRDDALLKGIALFGPEKNRNRFTRSALADQAIRLLQSFFGKSFALHSLRHSGCSFLLLRMYSARYPAMTDSLVVRDHEIFSPEYRSRAAYLFSGKSVDEIPNYCGSSLIRLSKLMGHLGQQTTFRTYIHTFHAIQAHAMTRVSDVFGDEELNGKTIGTLLPKRKSGTTRAGKYKDKTINALLDVTYEGIRQSKSLRKLFEGMVLSTKP from the coding sequence ATGTTTGAGACTAAAGCCTATGGAATCATCAATAGTGATCCTCGTTTCTGGACGGCAAACAGAATTATATATTTAGAGGTATGCCTGCCCCACATCAACATAAACCCTTATATTGATGCATTCCGCCTTTCCGTGATCCAGAATGAAATCGCTGCTTCAAAAGAGATCAAGCACACTAAAAGAAAGGCTGACGGCTACATTCACGATGTACTGAACTGGTTGAATGAAATGGGGCTTTCCGATGCAGCATTGCCAGCAATCCCCATAAAAAAACCGCGTAAATCCATGTTAACCAGGAAAGAAATTGAGTTCGTACATTCAGGTGCGGTTGTTAAATTGCGAAAATTCTTCTGGGACACATGGCTTGCCTCATCCATCAATGCCGGAATAGATCAAGAAATCTTGTTTCCATTTGCCGTTGCATTCTCAGCCTCCTGTGAGGCCGGATTTGGTAAACCCATCATCTACTCCATGCTTTCAGAGCTTAAGCCGACCGATCTTATGAGTAATTTCTCGTTCCGAACCAGGATACACCCAGATGATAAGTCGGATAAATACAGCATCCTATATTTACCAACAACTACCCAGTTCATTCTCACCTCTTTTCTGCTGAAGAAGCCTAAGTGGCAACAAGAAAAGTATTTGTTTTTAACCGATAGCAACAGCAGTAGCAAAAAAGAACGACGCAAAAAGGCGCTCAAACTTCTCAAAGATATGTATAAGGGTTTTATTGAAGGCTTTAAGAAAGAGCATCCAGTCGTAAGTGTACCCGAGACTTGGGAGCAGTTTGGCAATGTGGCGCCATTGATTACTGTATTGAACAGGGAAATTGGATTAGAGCCATACATTGCAACCGTACAATCTGGGTACGCTTTGCCAGTAGCTCACCCTAGAGAGCTTGCATGTGCACTAACGACGGATGAAAACAACACATCAGGAAACAGGCGTATCAATTGGAATGGGATAGAGACTTTTAAGGCCAAGAAATCACTTTCATCTGTTGCAGTAAAGGAATTACCCGTCGAATCAATTGATGACAATGATTGGTGCGGTAAAAGCAAGTTGGTCATTAAAGTGCTTTGTAAGAAAGTCAAAAGCACCGTAAAAGAACACCAACAAATAGCTGCAGACGGAGTGACAGCAAAAGTAACTCAGCTTATCAATGAAGCAAAAGCAGAAGCCGATAAAATCACAGGCAATCCAAAAAGTGCACTTCACCTCGCTTTGAACTGGATTGAAAGTAAAGCCACAGGCTCAAATCCAATTGCCGCATCAACGTTCCATGATTACCTATACCGTGTATTTTATAATGGCCTGCTAAATGACCCGGATAGTGCAAACCTTGATGAATGGGAGCCAGAAGACCACGAACTGCTACTAGAGGATATCTTATCCCGTGACTCAATTAAATCTGAGAAAACAAGGAAGTCCATTACAACCCCTTACCTTCAGGCATACAAATACGCTAACGATCATGGATACTTTAGTGACGTAAACCTTAAATATATTAAACAGGAATGGGGAGGCGGCACTCCGAGAAATGAGATCATCGGCTTAAAAGATTTTGATTCATTTATTAAAATTGTTATGGAAAAAAATGACCCTTCACACTTCATGCACATGCTGGCTGTCGTTTGTCTTTTGGCTTACTACGGATGCATGAGATCAGGTGAGATCAGCAGACTCACTCTTAAGGATCTGGATATTAGCCAAGACTTTCTCTGGATTGATATACTGAAAGGAAAATCGGCATCTGCCCGCAGAAGAGTGCCCTACCACCTTTTAGCCCCTGAATATGCTCAGAAAATCATTTCAGATTATTACGCTTATAGGCGAACACAGTTTCGCGATGATGCTCTCTTGAAAGGGATTGCCCTATTTGGTCCGGAGAAGAACAGGAATCGATTTACAAGAAGTGCATTGGCTGATCAAGCCATCAGACTCTTACAATCATTCTTCGGAAAATCCTTCGCACTGCACTCCCTTCGCCATAGCGGCTGCTCATTTTTGCTTCTACGCATGTATAGCGCCAGATACCCTGCTATGACCGATTCACTAGTAGTTAGAGATCACGAAATATTTAGCCCGGAATACAGATCAAGAGCTGCATACCTTTTCTCTGGGAAATCTGTAGATGAAATACCTAATTATTGCGGTTCTTCCCTTATCAGGCTCAGCAAACTTATGGGGCACCTGGGCCAACAAACCACATTCAGGACTTATATCCACACCTTTCATGCCATACAGGCACATGCCATGACAAGGGTATCTGATGTTTTTGGAGATGAGGAATTAAATGGTAAAACTATTGGTACCCTACTGCCTAAAAGGAAATCCGGAACCACCCGGGCAGGAAAATACAAGGATAAAACGATAAACGCCTTGCTCGATGTTACTTATGAGGGAATTCGTCAAAGCAAGAGTCTCAGAAAACTCTTTGAAGGAATGGTCCTGTCTACGAAACCATAA
- a CDS encoding helix-turn-helix domain-containing protein codes for MISSSQIKAARALLGWTALDLAERSGIGPATLRRWELQEGIPAAKIQSLMMVKEALENTGIEFTGDPLVNPGVILHLDHQRK; via the coding sequence TTGATATCCTCATCGCAAATTAAGGCTGCAAGAGCACTGTTAGGTTGGACTGCATTAGATCTCGCGGAAAGAAGTGGGATAGGACCTGCGACGCTGAGAAGGTGGGAACTGCAAGAAGGGATTCCTGCTGCAAAGATTCAAAGCTTAATGATGGTGAAGGAAGCACTAGAAAATACAGGCATTGAATTCACCGGCGATCCACTAGTGAATCCAGGTGTAATCCTTCACCTGGACCATCAACGAAAGTAG
- a CDS encoding tyrosine-type recombinase/integrase, with the protein MIDEIIKKFDGAFAENTIRAYRSDFIQFELWCRSKGKEPIPTDAETLAQYVDEMSLTLKSATIRRRIASLCSIFKLSRNPDPTNDPEVILALKRMHRRIGRAQEQAAPLTRDILEQMLATCDGSLIGQRNRVMLLLGYETMRRRSEICDFKFEDVTILPNKQTAIRLNFSKTDQYGEGKVIPISRELYDTILNWKESIAATDGYILRRINRHGQVGDHLSPSSISKLLKEIQQQAFQHIERELSGHSFRVGAALDLLNDGYGLEKIMLRGGWRTESTALRYLRTWSEI; encoded by the coding sequence ATGATTGATGAAATTATAAAGAAGTTTGATGGCGCATTTGCGGAGAATACGATCCGGGCATACAGGTCCGACTTCATCCAGTTTGAGCTGTGGTGCAGGAGTAAGGGAAAGGAGCCAATCCCAACGGATGCTGAAACACTTGCTCAGTACGTCGATGAAATGTCGCTCACATTAAAGAGTGCCACCATACGCAGGCGAATCGCAAGCCTCTGCTCCATATTTAAGCTCTCAAGGAATCCTGACCCAACGAATGACCCTGAGGTCATACTCGCTTTGAAAAGGATGCACAGGAGGATTGGAAGGGCTCAGGAGCAGGCTGCTCCCCTTACCCGAGATATTCTTGAACAGATGTTAGCCACCTGTGATGGCAGCCTTATCGGCCAGCGCAACCGCGTCATGCTTCTGCTTGGCTATGAAACGATGAGAAGGCGCTCAGAGATTTGCGACTTTAAATTTGAGGACGTTACTATCCTGCCAAACAAACAGACCGCGATTCGGCTCAACTTCTCCAAAACAGATCAGTACGGCGAAGGAAAGGTAATACCAATTAGCAGAGAGCTTTATGACACGATCTTAAACTGGAAAGAAAGCATTGCTGCAACGGATGGTTACATCCTGAGACGCATCAACCGGCATGGACAGGTTGGAGATCACCTGTCCCCCTCATCAATCAGCAAACTCTTGAAGGAAATTCAGCAGCAAGCATTTCAACACATTGAGCGGGAACTGAGCGGCCACTCATTCCGTGTGGGAGCTGCACTCGATCTTCTTAACGATGGATATGGTCTAGAGAAGATTATGCTGAGAGGAGGTTGGCGTACCGAATCAACCGCACTGAGGTACTTGAGGACATGGTCAGAGATCTAA
- a CDS encoding type II toxin-antitoxin system HipA family toxin → MERALYKVRLTGESGSTLEVGDLVSTGEVCAFRYANTYRKLSSSFAIDPINLPTQKNSHETNKVLFGVFEDSLPDGWGRALMGRALNLSHAQQSPHLLLQYLDHKAIGAISYERLEGNHPEERYQESINSIDELVQAATAFERGELQDSAMLQRLFRSAGSSGGAHPKVNVIGEDESLKIVKFSSVRDIYDVVGLEAACLDLARMAGMKVPEFKVLELSKTKVLCLDRFDRTEDGCRHMISMQSLLNVTGYYHSSYVQMADVIRTVSRVPADDLQALFKQMIFNAVIGNTDDHLKNFSLYYRDGYCLTPAYDLLPDVNQRATHTLSFCNNDVGPYRSEATGNLAARFKMATSTAEKIVDEVVEIVATNWPGVCSNYGVPADQIQYFNSYIERQRKKLEK, encoded by the coding sequence ATGGAACGAGCTCTTTATAAAGTTCGCCTGACAGGCGAGTCTGGATCCACCCTTGAGGTTGGTGACCTCGTCAGCACGGGAGAGGTGTGCGCATTTCGCTATGCAAACACATACCGGAAATTAAGTTCATCGTTTGCAATAGATCCGATCAATCTCCCCACGCAAAAAAACTCCCATGAAACAAATAAGGTCCTATTTGGCGTGTTTGAGGACTCTTTGCCTGATGGTTGGGGCAGAGCCTTGATGGGAAGGGCTTTAAACTTATCTCATGCCCAGCAGTCCCCTCACCTTCTTCTGCAATACCTTGATCACAAAGCAATTGGAGCGATTAGCTATGAGCGGCTTGAAGGAAATCATCCTGAAGAGCGATATCAGGAGTCAATCAATTCAATTGACGAGCTTGTACAGGCAGCCACGGCGTTTGAACGAGGTGAACTACAGGACAGTGCCATGCTGCAGCGCTTATTCAGATCCGCAGGATCATCCGGTGGAGCACATCCTAAGGTAAACGTTATTGGAGAAGATGAAAGCCTTAAGATCGTAAAGTTCTCAAGTGTTCGGGACATCTATGATGTGGTCGGCTTAGAGGCTGCATGCCTTGATCTTGCTCGTATGGCAGGCATGAAAGTTCCCGAGTTTAAAGTTCTGGAGTTAAGTAAAACGAAGGTTTTGTGTCTTGACCGCTTTGATCGAACAGAAGATGGCTGTCGGCACATGATAAGTATGCAAAGCCTACTGAATGTGACTGGATACTATCACTCCAGTTATGTACAAATGGCCGACGTTATTCGTACGGTTTCTAGAGTGCCCGCAGATGACTTACAGGCACTATTCAAACAGATGATATTTAATGCAGTTATCGGCAACACGGATGATCATTTAAAGAACTTCTCCCTGTACTACCGAGATGGATACTGCCTCACTCCGGCCTACGATCTGTTGCCTGATGTGAACCAAAGGGCAACTCATACCCTCTCATTTTGTAATAACGATGTTGGCCCATATAGAAGCGAGGCGACAGGAAACCTTGCCGCCCGCTTTAAGATGGCTACTTCAACTGCTGAAAAGATTGTAGATGAGGTTGTTGAGATAGTTGCCACCAACTGGCCAGGTGTATGCTCAAACTATGGTGTGCCGGCAGATCAGATTCAGTACTTTAACTCATACATTGAGAGGCAGCGAAAAAAACTTGAGAAGTAG